The following is a genomic window from Burkholderia oklahomensis C6786.
GCTTGAACGGCTTGATGATTGCGGTAATCAGTTTCATGAAGTCCTCTCGCTATGGTGGTTGTCCCATCACTGCTGCAATGTGTAGCGGAACATCTACAGCAACTCGCATGCCATGTCGGCTCATGCAGGTCTCGAAAGGCTTTCAGGCAGATTTCCGCCATGGACACACGCTTGCGCGAAAGCAAGCGCGCCTTGGCCGAACGGCCAACGCGGGCCCGGTTCGCTGGCGCGCTGAAAGGAAGGTTGCTAGAGTGCACGCACGTCCGGCGCACGGCGAACGCGGCTTCTCGCGGTCGAATGCCCGGAAAACGGGCCTGCGAGCGCACCAATTCCGGTCATGCGCAATTCGTGGGCACGACTGCAATGGCAATTGCACAAATTTTGTGCATCTGGAAGGGGAACACCATGAAGCAACCCAGCGACGTTTTCAACGACCTGCAATCGCGCATCGGCGATCTGCTGAAAAACTCGCCGGCCAAGGATGTCGAGCGCAACGTGAAGGCAATGCTCACGCAAGGCTTCTCGAAGCTCGATCTCGTCACCCGCGAGGAATTCGACACGCAGGCGCAAGTGCTCGCACGCACCCGCGCGCGGCTCGAGGAGCTCGAAAAGCGCGTCGCCGAGCTCGAACAGAAACTGGCCGACGTCCAATCGTGACGGTCGCCGCCGCTCGCATTCGCTGAGCGGTTCATCCCAGCAGCTCGCGCCACGCCGGCCAAGCGCGCATCGAAACCATCATCCGGACGCCACGGGCGGCGCAATCCGCGCCGCCCGGTCCGGTCCACGCGGAGTCGAATCATGTCGCTTGCCGTGGTGCGCAGCCGCGCGCCCGCTGCCGGCCGCGCGCCGGAAGTCACCGTCGAAGTCCACCTCGCCAACGGGTTGCCGTCGTTCTCGATCGTCGGCCTGCCCGATCTCGAAGTCCGCGAAAGCCGCGAGCGCGTGCGCGCCGCGCTGCAGAACTGCGGCTTCGAGTTCCCCGTGCGGCGCATCACCGTCAACCTCGCCCCCGCCGACCTGCCGAAGGAGTCCGGACGCTTCGACCTGCCGATCGCGCTCGGCATCCTCGCGGCGAGCGGCCAGCTCCCGGCGGACGCGCTCGACGGCCGCGAGTTCGCGGGCGAGCTGTCGTTGACGGGCGCGCTGCGGCCGATGCGCGGCGCGTTCGCGATGGCGTGCGGCGCCGCGCGCGGGCAGCAGGCGGACGAAACCGGCTCGGCCGAGCCCGCGCCTTTACCCGCCGTCGCGCCCGAGCTCTATCTGCCGCTGCCGAGCGCGGGCGAAGCGGCGCTCGTGCCGGGCGTGACCGTGTACGGCGCGGCCGACCTGCCGGCGTTGTGCGCGCATCTCGCCGACGCGCCGGACGGGCGGCTCGCGCCGGTTGCCGCGCCCCGCCTCGACGATCTGCCCGCCGCGTCCGCGCCCGACCTCGCCGACGTGATCGGCCAGACGGGCGCGAAGCGCGCGCTCGAAGTCGCGGCGGCGGGCGGCCACCACATGCTGATGATCGGGCCGCCGGGCGCGGGCAAGTCGATGCTCGCCGCGCGCCTGCCGGGCCTCTTGCCGCCGCTCACCGACGACGAGGCGCTGACGTCGGCCGCGATCCTGTCGTCGAGCCGCGCGGGCTTCGCGCCCGCTCAATGGCGGCGGCGGCCGTTTCGCGCGCCGCATCACTCGTCGAGTTCGGCCGCGCTCGTCGGCGGCCGCAATCCGCCGCAGCCCGGCGAAATCACGCTCGCGCACTTCGGCGTGCTGTTTCTCGACGAGCTGCCCGAATTCGACCGGCACGTGCTCGAGACGCTGCGCGAGCCGCTCGAAGCGGGCCGCATCACGATCTCGCGCGCCGCGCTGCAAGCCGATTTCCCGGCCGCGTGCCAGTTGATCGCCGCGATGAATCCGTGCCCGTGCGGCTGGCGCGGCGATCCCGGCGGCCGCTGCCGCTGCTCGCCCGACATCGCCGCGCGCTATCTGCGCAAGCTGTCCGGGCCGCTCCTCGACCGGATCGACATCCAGATCGAGATTCCCGCGCTCACGCCCGCCGAGCTGGCCGAGCGGCCGGCGACAGCGGGCGAGTCGAGCGCGGCCGTCGCCGAACGCGTCGCCCGTGCGCGCGAGCGGCAATTCGCACGGCAACGCAAGACGAACCACATGCTGACGGGCCGCGAAACCGACGCATTCTGCCGCCCGGACGGCGCGGGCGAAGCCTTGTTGCGCGAGGCGGGCGAGCGGTTCCGCTGGTCGGCGCGCGCGTACTACCGGGTGCTGAAGGTCGCGCGGACGATCGCGGATCTGGCGGGCGACGACGCGCCGAGCGCGGGGCAGATCGCCGAGGCGATCCGGTATCGGCGGATATTCTCGCCGGCCTGAATGGGAGCCGATCGCATGCCCTTGCGCCTGATCCGGCCGACGAACGGGCAGATGCGAGGCGTCGCGCAACCCGGGGCGGGGCGGCGAGGCGCGAGGCGCTGTGCGAGTCGAATCATCGGCTTGTCGTCGAAGCCGTGCGCCGACGCGCCATCGGCAATGCTCGCCGGCAACCACCGTTCGGGATAAAGACGAAGGCGGCCGACGCAGCCGGCCACCAGCTTGAAAGATGATTCGAGCGAGATGGCAGACAGATCGAAGCGCGCCGCGTATCCCCGATCCCGAACGGCGACACACGCTTGTGCAGCGAGCGCAGCGGCACGGCAGGCGGCGCGATACCGAACGCGCCACACGGGAGCGCCCGACGCTCGCGATACGCGAACGGAGCGTCATCGGCCGCTCGCTTCACGCGATTCCAGCAGCAGATACTCGCCATCGCCGGACACGCCCGAGTCGATCTCGACGAACCGATGCGCGCGGTAGAACGCGAGCGCCCGTTCGTTCAGCGTCAGACACTTGAGCCGATAGCGCGCGGCGGGCCAGCCGGGCAGCGCACGCAGCAACGCGCTGCCGATTCCTTCACGCAGCCGCGATGCTGCGACGTACAGATGATGAATGAAGCGCTCCGGCTCCCACACCGAGATGAAGCCGACGATGCCCGAACCCTCCGCTTCGGCGACGAGCACCGCTTCGCCTCGCGTGTGTTCGTCGAAATCCTCCAGCGCGAAACCATCGGCCGACAGCCAGTCGAACGTGTCGCGGCGCGTTTGCAGAAAGATTCGGCGCAACGCCGGCCGGTCGGCGGCGGCGGCAGTGCGAACGGTGATCGTCATGATCGCTTTACCCGAGCGAGGTGGAGTACGAAGACAACGGGCGGCACGCCGGTCTCGCCGTCGGCGACAGCGACAGCATGATCGACGCCCCCGCGCCCGGCCAAAGGTCGCGGCAAGCCGCGCGGCGAGCACCTGACGCAAGCGCACGAACGCGATCCGATGCCGTTTCACGATCGTTGCCTGCTGCCACGCGATGCCCGGCGTGGAGATGCGGACACGCAACGCGCGACGGTGGACGTCGATGACGCAATGAAACGCCGCAATCGCGAAACGAAGACGGCAGGCAAATCGTAATATAGTAGGGACAATAACGCCGCACGTTTTCAATGGCGTCATCGTCCCGCGCGCCGCACGTTTGCGGCGGCGTCGAACCGCCCAAGATTTGCCTTCCCCGACTGGAGCGATCGCGCATGGCCTTGCTGCCCGGCACCCTCACCATTCCCGACAGGCGCGAACACGCGCGGCACCGGCTGCTGATGTTCCATCACGCGTGCGGCTCGGCAACGAACTACTACAAATGGGCGACCGCGTTTCCCGCGCATATCGAGGCCTGGCTCGTCGAACTGCCGGGCCGCGGCAGGAATCTCAACCGCCCCGCGATCGATACGCTGCCGCAACTGCGCGACTACCTGCGCGAGCTCGCTCCCGAGCTCCCTTCCGACTATGCGATCTTCGGCCACAGCATGGGTGCGCTCGTCGCGTATTGCTTCGCGCACGACATGACGCAGCTCGGGCGTCCGCCGCGCTGGCTCGGCGTGTCGGGCGCCGACTCGCCGTTCGCGGCGTCGCGGCGGCGCGCGTTTCCGGTTCATCAGCGCACCGACGCGGCGATCGTCGATTATCTCGCGTCGCTCGGCGGCACGCCGCCCGAAGTCTTCGCACACGACGAACTGCGGGCGATGCTGTTGACGCTCGCGAAAGCCGACTTCCGGATCGTCGAGGCATTCTTCCCGCTCGCGTCGCCGACGCCGCTGCCCGTGCCCGTCACGGTCTTCGCGGGCCGGCAGGATGCGGTGCTGTCCCCGGAAGGGCTGCGCGACTGGCAGCGCGCCTCGACGCGGCCGATCGAGCTTCGGACGTTCGACGGCGGGCATTTTTACCTGCTCGACGACCCGCCGGCGGTCCATGGCGCCGTGGACGCCGCGCTCGCGCAGCACGAGCGGCCGCGCGGCGGAGACGCCGAACGGCCGCTGGCGAACAGCGTGACGGATAACGGCGTGTTCGATGGAACGTCTTGCGTCGGATAGCCGCACGATTTGGCGCTTGAGCGCACTCGGCGCAGACACCGCTCGTTCGACTATGCCCCGGCGCTTTGCGCTCGTTCGGTCGGCACGAGAGCGCTGCGTCCGCGCGGGCCTTCGGCGTCAATGCGCAAGCGCACGCCGTGGCCGCCAACCCGCCCGCGCGGCAAACGGGCGACTCCCGGAAAACACGCACCGTGGAACCGCCGGCAAACTTCGAAAAAAAACGCGCCACATCGTCCGCGACCAGGCTCCACAGGGCATTCGGGCTTGCCCGTCGTCGCCCGTACGGCAAAAAAATGGCTGTCAAGACTTGACTTATGCACAATGAGGCGAATCCGACCCAACTTTCGCACGTCCCAGCCATTACTTGAAACCTCTTTCGCAATGCATTGATTTTATTGATTTTTTGCAGGTGCAAAGATTCGAGGCAATCTAACTGAAAGGCCCTCTGGCGTGCCTTTGCAGAAGGCCCCGCAAAGTTTTCAACAAAGTTATCCACAGCCTCTGTGGATAGTCGAAAAAATCCCGCAAAATCCGGCGATTAGCGCCCTTTCTTGCGAAGGAACTTTCAGTTTGGAATCGGCTCTTAGGCGTCCCGCATGGCTCGATCAGTCGAGTTTCAACGAGCCGAAAAATTGTTCGAGCGGATCGGCGGCGAGCGGCGCGTCGGAGATCACGATTACCTCGTACACGTGCCGGCCGTGCGCGACGAGCCGCGCGATCACCGTCTTCGACGCGCCCGCGTCGGATGAGACCGATTCCGGCGCCGCACCGAGCGCCCCGCCCGACGCGCCACCAGGCGCGCCGCTCATCCGCAGCTCGACGCCCGCCGTCTGGCCGCCCGCCGCGAGCGGCACGAGCACCGCCTGCTCGGCCGGCTGCGCACGCAGGTTGCGCGCCAAACCGGCGCGCAGGTAGTCGAGCACTGCATGCTGGGTCGCGTCGCGGTCGTCGGGCAGCATGACCGTGCCGACGGCGAACACCGCGCCGCCGACGTGCGCCGCCTGCATCCGCATCTTCATCGATACGCCGCCGATCGCGACCGGGTGCTCTTCGACGGTCGGCTTCGCCGGCAGGTCGATCGTGTAGCCGGCGTCGTTGTGCAGCGTGCGCCAGTCGTAAGCGGGCGAGCAGGCGGCAAGCGACGCGAGCGCGCCGAACACGACGGCCGCGCGGCGCGCACGGGCGGCAAAAGATGCGACGAACGCGCGCAACGGCTCCGACGGATGGAGCGAAGCCGACCGGCCCGATGGACCCATCGGCCCACGTGGACCGACCAGGCCAAGCAGGCCGACCAGACGAAGCAAACGAAGCAGACGCGCGTAGCGAAGACCGGCACGAATCATGAAAGGAACGGGTTGCAATGGACGGTAAACGAAGCCGCATTATCGCCGGTCGGCGCGTCCGCGCGGCGCCGGTGCGCGCGCCCGATTGACGGTACAATGAGCGCCGTTCGCACCGCTTGGGCGCGCCGCCCGCGTGGCGTCGCCCGCATTCCAGAGGTCCAGCAGATGAGTCCCGCTCCCGCCCCCACCGGCCGCCGCGCCGGCCCGTTGCGCTACGTGGCGATCGCCGTCGCCGCCGTCGCGATCGCCTTCGCCGGCTATTTCGCGTTCAACGGCAAGTCGAGCGCGCCCGAAGCGACGTTCACGCTGTTGTCCGGCCAGAAGATCTCGACCGCCGCCGATCTGAAGGGCAAGGTCTACCTCGTCAACTTCTGGGCGACGAGCTGCGCGACCTGCATGCAGGAAATGCCGCAGATGGTCGACACGTACAACCGCTTCAAGGGCCAGGGGCTCGAGTTCGTCGCGGTCGCGATGAACTACGATCCGCCGATGTACGTCGCGAACTACGCGCAGACGCGCCAACTGCCGTTCAAGGTCGCGCTCGACGACGGCAGCGTCGCGAAGCAGTTCGGCAACGTCCAGCTGACGCCGACGACGTTCGTGATCGGCAAGGACGGCAAGATCCTGAAGCGCTACGTCGGCGCGCCGCAGTTCGCGGAGCTCGATCAGCTGCTGCAGAAGGCGCTCGGCACGAGCGCGTAAGCCCTCCGGCCGCGCCGCACGGCGCGCCGCCGCCCTCCGGCTCCGACGGATCGCTCGACACGGGCCGCGCCCGCTTCAGCGGTCCGTTTCTCCTTTCGCCGACAGCCCGTAACGCTTCATCTTCTCGTAGAGCGTCGCCTTGCCGACGTGCAGCTTGTCGGCCGTCGTCGCGACCGCGCCGCCCGTGCGGTTCAGCGTCTCGGCGATCACCGCGCGCTCGAACTGCTCGACGCGCTCCTTGAGCGACTGCTCGGCGTCCTGTTCCGCGTCCGTCCCCGCGTCTCCGACAATGCCTTCCGTCACGCCGAGCACGAAGCGATCGGCCGCGTTGCGCAGCTCGCGCACGTTGCCCGGCCAGTCGCGCTGCATCAGGCTCGCGCGCTGGCGATCGGTGAGAAGCGGCGCGGGGCGCCCGTAGCGAACCGCCGCATCGAGCATGAAGTGCTCGAAGAGCGGCACGATGTCCTCGCGGCGCTCGGCGAGCGGCGGCAGCGCGATCGTTACGACGTTCAGCCGATACAGCAGATCGCGCCGGAACGTCCCGGCCGCGACGTGCTCGCTCATGTCGCCCTTCGCCGCCGCGACCACGCGGCAGTTCACGCGGATCGGCTGGTTCGAGCCGAGCCGTTCGAGCACGCCGTCCTGCAGCACGCGCAGCAGCTTCACCTGCAGTGCGAGCGGCATGCTCTCGATTTCGTCGAGGAACAGCGTGCCGCCCGACGCGTACTCGAGCTTGCCGATGCGACGTTTTGCCGCGCCGGTGAACGCGCCCGGCTCGTAGCCGAACATTTCGGATTCGAACATCGGCTCCGGCAGCGCGCCGCAGTTGACCGCGATGAACGGCTTGTCGCGGCGCGGCGACAGTTCGTGCAGACTGCGTGCGATCAGCTCCTTGCCCGCGCCGGTGTCGCCGTTGATGAGGACCGACGCGTCGGTCGGCGCGACGTTCGCGATCAGCCGCCGGACCTGCTCGATCGCGGGACTTCGGCCGATGATCCGCGGCGCGACGACGCCCTGCCCCGCGAGCTCGCGCCGCAGCGCGTGGTTCTCGAGCACGAGCGCGCGCCGCTCGAGCGCGCGCCGCACCGTCTCGGTCAGGCGCTCGGCCGCGAACGGCTTCTCGATGAAGTCGTATGCGCCGTCGCGCATCGCCTGCACGGCCATCGAGATGTCGCCGTGCCCGGTGACGAGCACGACGGGCACGTCGGGCGTGCGTTCGCGGCACTGCGCGAGCAGGTCGAGCCCGCTCGCGCCGGGCAGGCGGATGTCCGACACGATCACGCCGGCCGCATCGCCGACGATCGCCTTCTCGGCCGCCTCGACCGAACCGAACCCGACGACGTCGAAGCCCGCGAGCTGCAGGCTCTGCACGCTCGCGCGGCGCACGAGCTCGTCGTCTTCGATGTAGATCACTTGCAGGCGGTTCGCCATCTTCTGTCACCCAATGATGCTGTGCGGGCCGAGCGCGGACGCGCGTTCAGCTCGCGGCGGAAGTGTCCGGATGATGCGTGCGCGCGCGGCGCAGCGTCAAGACGAACTCCGCGCCGCCCGCCGGCGCGTTGCGCGCGGTGAGCGAGCCGCCCGCGTCGCGCGCGATCGACGACGAGATCGCGAGGCCGAGCCCGAGCCCGCGCCCCATTTCCTTCGTCGTGAAGAACGGCTCGAACAGCCGTGCGAGCGATTCCGGCGCAATCCCCGGGCCATTGTCGCGCACGACGATCGACAGCGTCGCGGCCGTCGCGCCGATGGTCACGTCGATGCGCGGCGCGGCGACCGCCGCGACCGCGTCGAGCGCGTTGCCGAGCAGGTTGATGAGCACCTGCTCGAGCCGCAGATCCTCGCAGCGCGCGACGAGCGGCGGATAGTCGAGCGACGGATCGAAGCGCACGGTTTCGACGGAATCGCGCGTCTCGTCGCGCAGCACGAGCCCGAGCTCGACGCCCTTCATGCGCTCCTTCAGCAGCGCGAGCACGTTGCGCAGCGCGCGCGCGACATGCGCCTGCTCGTTGCGCGGCTTCGCGCGCCCGACGAACAGCTTCAACTGATTGGTGATCTTGCCCATCCGCTCGGTGAGCGCCGCGATCGCCTCGAGATTCTCGCGCGCGGCCGCCTGATCGCCGCGGTCGAGCAGCACGCGCGTGTTGTCGGAGAAGCTGCGCAGCGCGGCGAGCGGCTGGTTCAGCTCGTGCGTGATGCCGGCCGCCATCTGGCCGAGCGCGGCGAGCTTGCTCGCCTGGACGAGCTCGTCGTGCGCGGCGCGCAGTTCCTGCTCCGCGCGAAACCGCTCGCCGACTTCCTTCTTGAGCCGCGCATTCGCCTGCGACAGATCGGCCGTGCGCTCCTCGACGCGCCGGTTCAATTCCGCATACGCGCTTTGCAGCAGCACGCGGCTGCGGAGCATCTCCTTCACGCGCGCGCGCCGCGTGCGCCAGTAGAAGCCGAGCAGGCTGAGCGACACGAAGCCGAACGCGGTGACGATCGTCGCGTTGCGCGCGTCGGCGTCGACGGGCTCGATCCGCGCGAGCGTGACGAGCTGCCAGTCGGGCTCGCCGAGCAGGCGGCGCGTCGCGAGATAGCGCGGCGCGCGCCGCCCCGCGCCCATCCGGACGATCTGCGCGTCCGAGCCGAGCACGCGCTCGACGCGCAGCGGAAGCGGCGTCACCGGATATTGCGCGTATTGACGCGTCTCGTGGATCGACGTCGCGATCGGCCCCGGCAGCGGCCTGAGCGTGTGGTACTTCCATTCGGGCACCGACGACAGGAAGATGACGCCGTGATCGTCGGCGACGACGAGCGGCTCCGACGCGTCCGCGCCCTGGAACCATTCGAGATTGAGCTTCACGACCGCGACGCCGATGATCTTGCCGTCGCGCCGCACGGGCTGCGAGATGTAGTAGCCGGGATCGCGCGAGATCGTGCCGATCCCGAAGAAACGGCCGGTGCCGCCCTTCACCGCGTCGATGAAGTACGGGCGGAACCGGTAGCCGATGCCGGTGAAGCTGTCCGGGCCGCGCCAGTTGCTGGCCGCGACGCACAGCCCGTCCGCCGTGATCACGTAGGTCGCCGTCGCGTGCGCGTGGCGGTTCATGTCCTCGAGATACAGATTCGCGCGATTCACGTAGCGGCGATCGCCGGGCGCGGCGAGGACGTTCTGCACGAACGGGTGGCCGCCCAGCAGGTACGGCAGCGATTCGTAGCGGTCGAGCGTGCTTTTCAGCGCGTTGGCGGTGCGGTCGACGCGCGCCGCCGCGCTGTTCCGCAGATCGGCGACGCCGCGCTGCCACGTGATGGTCCACGTGAGCGCGCAGGCCACCGCGAGCATCGCGGCGAGCGCGAGAAGGACGAGCAGGCGGCGCTTCACGGTGACGGCTTCCGGACTATCAGGATCGTCTATTGTGGCATAGCCCCCGCTCGGAAAGACCGCGGGGCCGAACGGCGCGCGCCTCGACGCGCCCGGTTCGGCCCCGCCCGGCGCGGGCGCCGCTGCGCGCCCCGCCGTGCTTCCGCCCATCGTCAGACCCGTGCGGCTTCACCCGCTGCGACTTCGCCGCCGCCCGTGAGCGCGGCGCGCAGCTTCTTGCGATCGAGCTCCTTCTCCCACGCGGAGACGACGACCGTCGCGACGCCGTTGCCGACGATGTTGGTCAGCGCGCGGCATTCGCTCATGAAGCGGTCGATGCCGAGGATCAGCACCATGCCGGACAGCGGAATGGTCGGCACGACGGCGAGCGTCGCGGCGAGCGTGATGAAGCCCGCGCCCGTCACGCCGCTCGCGCCCTTCGACGTCAGCATCGCGACCGCGAGCAGCGTGAGCTGCTGCATCCACGTGAGCTCGATGTTGGTCGCCTGCGCGATGAACAGCACGGCCATCGTCATGTAGATGTTGGTGCCGTCCAGGTTGAACGAATAGCCGGTCGGCACGACGAGGCCGACGACCGAGCGCGAGCAGCCGGCCTTCTCGAGCTTTTCCATCAACTGCGGCAGCGCCGCCTCCGACGAGCTCGTGCCGAGCACGATCAGGAGCTCTTCCTTGATGTAGCCGACGAAGCGGATGATGCTGAAGCCCGTGAAGCGCGCGATCGCGCCGAGCACGACGAGCACGAACACGATCGACGTCAGGTAGAACGTGCCGATCAGCTTGAGCAGCGGCACGAGCGAGCCGACGCCGTACTTGCCGATCGTGAACGCCATCGCGCCGAACGCGCCGATCGGCGCGAGCTTCGTGACGATGTGCACGATGCCGAACAGCACGCGCGTGATGCCGTCGATGAAGTCCGTGACGACCTTGCCGCGATCGCCGAGATGCGCGAGCACGCTGCCGAACAGCAGCGCGATCAGCAGGATCTGCAGGATCTCGCCCTGCGCGA
Proteins encoded in this region:
- a CDS encoding sensor histidine kinase translates to MGGSTAGRAAAPAPGGAEPGASRRAPFGPAVFPSGGYATIDDPDSPEAVTVKRRLLVLLALAAMLAVACALTWTITWQRGVADLRNSAAARVDRTANALKSTLDRYESLPYLLGGHPFVQNVLAAPGDRRYVNRANLYLEDMNRHAHATATYVITADGLCVAASNWRGPDSFTGIGYRFRPYFIDAVKGGTGRFFGIGTISRDPGYYISQPVRRDGKIIGVAVVKLNLEWFQGADASEPLVVADDHGVIFLSSVPEWKYHTLRPLPGPIATSIHETRQYAQYPVTPLPLRVERVLGSDAQIVRMGAGRRAPRYLATRRLLGEPDWQLVTLARIEPVDADARNATIVTAFGFVSLSLLGFYWRTRRARVKEMLRSRVLLQSAYAELNRRVEERTADLSQANARLKKEVGERFRAEQELRAAHDELVQASKLAALGQMAAGITHELNQPLAALRSFSDNTRVLLDRGDQAAARENLEAIAALTERMGKITNQLKLFVGRAKPRNEQAHVARALRNVLALLKERMKGVELGLVLRDETRDSVETVRFDPSLDYPPLVARCEDLRLEQVLINLLGNALDAVAAVAAPRIDVTIGATAATLSIVVRDNGPGIAPESLARLFEPFFTTKEMGRGLGLGLAISSSIARDAGGSLTARNAPAGGAEFVLTLRRARTHHPDTSAAS
- a CDS encoding sigma-54-dependent transcriptional regulator, whose amino-acid sequence is MANRLQVIYIEDDELVRRASVQSLQLAGFDVVGFGSVEAAEKAIVGDAAGVIVSDIRLPGASGLDLLAQCRERTPDVPVVLVTGHGDISMAVQAMRDGAYDFIEKPFAAERLTETVRRALERRALVLENHALRRELAGQGVVAPRIIGRSPAIEQVRRLIANVAPTDASVLINGDTGAGKELIARSLHELSPRRDKPFIAVNCGALPEPMFESEMFGYEPGAFTGAAKRRIGKLEYASGGTLFLDEIESMPLALQVKLLRVLQDGVLERLGSNQPIRVNCRVVAAAKGDMSEHVAAGTFRRDLLYRLNVVTIALPPLAERREDIVPLFEHFMLDAAVRYGRPAPLLTDRQRASLMQRDWPGNVRELRNAADRFVLGVTEGIVGDAGTDAEQDAEQSLKERVEQFERAVIAETLNRTGGAVATTADKLHVGKATLYEKMKRYGLSAKGETDR
- a CDS encoding dicarboxylate/amino acid:cation symporter, which codes for MVKKPFYKVLYVQVIFAIVVGVILGHYYPSLAVDMKPLGDGFIKLIKMVIGPIIFCTVVTGIAGMQDMKKVGRVGGKALLYFEIVSTFALVLGLAATHILRPGVGFNIDPATLSGKEIASYAAKAHGQSTVDFLMHIIPNTMIDAFAQGEILQILLIALLFGSVLAHLGDRGKVVTDFIDGITRVLFGIVHIVTKLAPIGAFGAMAFTIGKYGVGSLVPLLKLIGTFYLTSIVFVLVVLGAIARFTGFSIIRFVGYIKEELLIVLGTSSSEAALPQLMEKLEKAGCSRSVVGLVVPTGYSFNLDGTNIYMTMAVLFIAQATNIELTWMQQLTLLAVAMLTSKGASGVTGAGFITLAATLAVVPTIPLSGMVLILGIDRFMSECRALTNIVGNGVATVVVSAWEKELDRKKLRAALTGGGEVAAGEAARV
- a CDS encoding GNAT family N-acetyltransferase, with product MTITVRTAAAADRPALRRIFLQTRRDTFDWLSADGFALEDFDEHTRGEAVLVAEAEGSGIVGFISVWEPERFIHHLYVAASRLREGIGSALLRALPGWPAARYRLKCLTLNERALAFYRAHRFVEIDSGVSGDGEYLLLESREASGR
- a CDS encoding accessory factor UbiK family protein gives rise to the protein MKQPSDVFNDLQSRIGDLLKNSPAKDVERNVKAMLTQGFSKLDLVTREEFDTQAQVLARTRARLEELEKRVAELEQKLADVQS
- a CDS encoding thioesterase II family protein codes for the protein MALLPGTLTIPDRREHARHRLLMFHHACGSATNYYKWATAFPAHIEAWLVELPGRGRNLNRPAIDTLPQLRDYLRELAPELPSDYAIFGHSMGALVAYCFAHDMTQLGRPPRWLGVSGADSPFAASRRRAFPVHQRTDAAIVDYLASLGGTPPEVFAHDELRAMLLTLAKADFRIVEAFFPLASPTPLPVPVTVFAGRQDAVLSPEGLRDWQRASTRPIELRTFDGGHFYLLDDPPAVHGAVDAALAQHERPRGGDAERPLANSVTDNGVFDGTSCVG
- a CDS encoding peroxiredoxin family protein, whose translation is MSPAPAPTGRRAGPLRYVAIAVAAVAIAFAGYFAFNGKSSAPEATFTLLSGQKISTAADLKGKVYLVNFWATSCATCMQEMPQMVDTYNRFKGQGLEFVAVAMNYDPPMYVANYAQTRQLPFKVALDDGSVAKQFGNVQLTPTTFVIGKDGKILKRYVGAPQFAELDQLLQKALGTSA
- a CDS encoding YifB family Mg chelatase-like AAA ATPase, whose protein sequence is MSLAVVRSRAPAAGRAPEVTVEVHLANGLPSFSIVGLPDLEVRESRERVRAALQNCGFEFPVRRITVNLAPADLPKESGRFDLPIALGILAASGQLPADALDGREFAGELSLTGALRPMRGAFAMACGAARGQQADETGSAEPAPLPAVAPELYLPLPSAGEAALVPGVTVYGAADLPALCAHLADAPDGRLAPVAAPRLDDLPAASAPDLADVIGQTGAKRALEVAAAGGHHMLMIGPPGAGKSMLAARLPGLLPPLTDDEALTSAAILSSSRAGFAPAQWRRRPFRAPHHSSSSAALVGGRNPPQPGEITLAHFGVLFLDELPEFDRHVLETLREPLEAGRITISRAALQADFPAACQLIAAMNPCPCGWRGDPGGRCRCSPDIAARYLRKLSGPLLDRIDIQIEIPALTPAELAERPATAGESSAAVAERVARARERQFARQRKTNHMLTGRETDAFCRPDGAGEALLREAGERFRWSARAYYRVLKVARTIADLAGDDAPSAGQIAEAIRYRRIFSPA